Proteins from one Impatiens glandulifera chromosome 2, dImpGla2.1, whole genome shotgun sequence genomic window:
- the LOC124924454 gene encoding transcription factor bHLH160-like: MSFSPLRNNQISFEDEDLSYYIEALDGYDPSPIFEEYCNTLQVVSPSKLESTPNNMANETLATSIPGRKNLNELGNPSSSKCKKSFKSDEKKCIAQGINIGEMEKKLDHNARERVRRMNLSVSYLTLRSLLPDARRSKKKWSSAKIVEKVLEYIPKIEDEVRKLKEIMIMNEEAIKAERIKQRTKYSSSNSVMVSEIKRGEVIIQACMKNNIFSRILENLEAEEDGTLIISSASIVTLSDQTTVCCTLHIQGRPETFDHKRIPFVPTSPI; this comes from the exons ATGTCATTTTCACCATTGAGAAATAACCAAATTAGTTTTGAAGATGAAGACTTATCCTACTATATTGAAGCTTTGGACGGATATGATCCTTCGCCAATTTTCGAAGAATATTGCAACACATTACAAGTTGTCAGTCCAAGTAAACTAGAATCCACTCCCAACAACATGGCTAACGAAACCCTTGCAACTAGCATTCCTGGTCGGAAAAACCTCAATGAATTAGGAAACCCTAGTTCTTCAAAGTGCAAGAAATCCTTCAAGTCAGATGAAAAGAAATGTATTGCTCAAGGGATTAATATTGGAGAAATGGAAAAAAAGCTTGACCACAATGCGAGGGAGAGAGTCAGGAGGATGAATCTCAGTGTGTCCTACCTTACCCTTCGTTCATTGCTTCCCGATGCTCGAAGATCAAAG AAGAAATGGAGTTCAGCAAAGATAGTGGAGAAGGTGTTGGAATACATTCCAAAGATAGAAGATGAAGTGAGAAAGCTCAAGGAAATAATGATCATGAATGAAGAAGCCATTAAAGCTGAGAGAATTAAGCAGAGGACTAAATATTCATCTTCTAATTCAGTTATGGTTAGTGAAATTAAGAGAGGTGAAGTGATAATCCAAGCATGCATGAAGAACAACATTTTCTCAAGAATTTTGGAGAATCTTGAGGCAGAAGAAGATGGTACTCTCATAATTTCAAGTGCATCAATTGTGACTCTTTCTGATCAGACTACAGTTTGTTGCACTCTACATATACAG GGGAGACCTGAAACATTTGATCACAAGAGGATCCCATTTGTGCCTACGAGTCCAATATGA